A single genomic interval of Deltaproteobacteria bacterium harbors:
- a CDS encoding DUF433 domain-containing protein, whose translation MQKAKIVVDPNVHLGKPCIAGTRIKVQDVLELVQEGTLFSEIVEKYYPNLSIEDVKACVKYALDIISSEEVYITKAG comes from the coding sequence ATGCAAAAGGCCAAGATTGTAGTTGACCCAAATGTGCACCTTGGCAAACCGTGCATAGCTGGCACAAGAATAAAAGTCCAAGATGTATTGGAGCTGGTTCAAGAAGGGACTCTGTTTAGTGAGATTGTTGAGAAGTATTATCCAAATTTGAGCATTGAGGATGTCAAGGCTTGCGTCAAATATGCGTTGGACATCATAAGTTCAGAAGAAGTTTACATAACTAAAGCCGGCTAA
- a CDS encoding HEPN domain-containing protein has protein sequence MVNQEVKEWFSKAEKDLDEAKFLFENRRPLEDVAYFVHQSIEKYLKGFLISNGWELEKIHDLVRLIREACRFDKSFEQFIPAMEKITDFYIESRYPVGYEVEYTLEELEGAIKTADSIEELIRMKLEDLSV, from the coding sequence CGAGAAGGATTTGGATGAAGCGAAATTTCTTTTCGAAAACAGAAGACCTCTTGAAGATGTAGCGTATTTTGTTCATCAATCAATTGAAAAATATCTTAAGGGATTTCTCATTTCTAATGGCTGGGAACTGGAGAAGATACACGATTTGGTTAGACTGATTAGAGAAGCATGTCGATTTGATAAATCTTTTGAGCAGTTTATCCCTGCAATGGAGAAGATCACAGACTTTTATATTGAGAGTAGGTATCCAGTTGGCTATGAGGTGGAGTACACCCTTGAAGAATTAGAAGGAGCCATAAAAACTGCCGATTCCATAGAGGAATTGATAAGAATGAAATTGGAGGACTTATCTGTTTGA